Genomic DNA from Gammaproteobacteria bacterium:
TTGAAAAAAGCGCTGATTGCGGTGCGGGAATTTACTCAAGGAAAGGTGTATTGTGTTTTTGGGTGTGGGGGAAATCGAGATATTGGCAAACGCCCATTGATGGCGAAAATAGCTGAGCAGTACGCGGATGAAGTTTATGTCACTAATGATAATCCAAGGTATGAATCAGCTGAAAAGATCTTGCAGGATATTGTACAAGGATTTTCCTCCAAGGCAAAAGTAACAATAATATCGGATAGAGCGGAAGCGATTAAATCAATAATTATGCGCGCAAAAGAAGGCGATACGATTTTAATTGCAGGCAAGGGTCATGAAGAGTACCAGTTGGTTGGTGATAAGAAGATTTATTTTAGTGATAGAAAAGTAGCGGAAGAAGTATTAGATATTATGTAGGGGCAGGTCTTGTGCCTGCCCAGTTTGAGTAACTACAAGCGCTTTCTTCTGCGAAGTAATTAAAAAAGGCAAAATTATGTTATATCAATTATTAGTTAAATACATTCCCTATTTGCATGGCTTGAGTGTTATTCATTTTTTAACATTAAGAGCAATTTTGGCAGCGTTAACAGCGTTGCTTTTTTCATTGGGCTTTGGCCCGTATGTCATTAGAAAATTGCGTTCATTGCAAATGGGACAAGTGGTTCGTGATTGTGGTCCGCAATCTCATCTGAGCAAAGCAGGCACTCCTACCATGGGAGGCGTCTTGATTCTTCTTTCTATCATCGTTAGTACTTTGTTGTGGGCGAATTGCTCAAGCCGCTATATTCTTTATCTTTTATTTGTGACTGTGGGTTTTGGTCTTGTCGGTTGGGTGGATGATTATTTAAAAATTTGCCGAAAAAACACCAAAGGATTAAGTGCTAAGAAAAAAATATTTTGGCAATCCTTAATCACATTAATCGCAGTGACTTCACTTTACTTTACTGCGCATATTCCCGCAGAGACAGAGTTAGTGATTCCTTTTTTCAAAGGAATAATCATACAACTTGGCCCGTTATATATTCTGCTGAGCTATTTAGTGATTGTTGGCGCAAGTAATGCTGTGAATCTTACTGATGGTTTGGATGGACTGGCTATTTTGCCTACGGTATTAGTGGCTGCGGCGATAGGGGTTTTTGCCTATGTGACAGGCAACAGTCAGTTTGCCCATTATTTAATTATCCCTTATATCCCTGGTGTTGGAGAATGCGTGATATTTTGTGGTGCTATTGTAGGGGCTGGGTTGGGGTTTTTATGGTTTAATGCTTATCCCGCGCAAGTATTTATGGGTGACGTTGGCGCGCTAGGATTAGGTGCGGCACTAGGTCTTTTAGCGGTCATTCTACGCCAAGAATTAGTCCTCTTTATTATGGGAGGTATTTTTGTCTTAGAAGCTGTTTCGGTTATTTTGCAAGTAGGATCTTTTAAACTACGCAAAAAAAGAATTTTTAAAATGGCCCCCATTCATCACCATTTTGAATTAAAAGGTTGGCCAGAGCCTAAAGTTATTGTGCGTTTTTGGATTATTACCTTTATCCTGGTGCTGGTGGGGCTAGCGACGTTGAAATTGCGATGAATTTAATTGTTGGCTTTGGAAAAACAGGCGTAAGCTTAGCGGAATATTTCCTGAAAAAAAATATTCCTTTTGAAATTTTAGAAGAAAAAGTAGTTTGTGAAAACTTAGAATTATTTAAAAATATAAAAGTATTTCATCAAATGACAGAATCCCAGCTGCAAAGCTATGAGGTTATTTACTTAAGTCCTGGAGTGAATCCACATACACCTTTCTATTCTACTGTTAAGACCAAGCTTAGTAATGATTTGAATCTCTTTACGCTAAATTGCAAAAAGCCCTACATAGCAGTTACCGGTTCCAATGGAAAAAGCACCTTAGTGCATTTATTAGAGGCTGCGTTGAGAGGTGCAGGGAAGCGTGCCATTGCCATTGGTAATAATGGGGTGGCAATGCTGGACCATGTTGATGATGACGTTGATTATTTTATTCTTGAGTTATCGAGTTACCAATTAGAGCTTGCTAAACCCTTTATGTGTAAAGTGGCTTATGTGAGCAATATTTCACAAGACCATTTAGATCGTCATGGTACCATTGAGAATTATGCCGCTATTAAAGAATCACTCTATCAGAACTGTCGCTATGCGGTAGTGAATATAGATGATGAGTATTGTAAAAAAATGCATGTAACAGCAGAAAAAATAGCAAAAATTGGTTTATCAGGCGCCAATATGTTGCCGCCATTAAAAATGATAGGCCAACATAATGTGCATAATGCACTCGCAGCAATTGAAATGTTATCTTTTTTAAATATTAATATGAAGCTTGCTATTGATGCTATTGCTGCATTTCCAGGACTAGAGCATCGTTGTGAGTTTGTGCTGAGTAAAAACGACGTAACGTGGTGGAATGACTCTAAGGGAACGAATGTTGCATCAGCGATTACTGCAATTAATAGCTTGAATGAAATAATCAAGGGCAAGTTAATTATAATATTAGGTGGCCAAGGCAAAGGACAGGACTTTAGTGATTTGATTACTCGATTAAAAAATAAAACACGTGCTGTGATTTTATTAGGAGAATGTAAGCGAGAGTTAGAGAAATTATTTATAAAAGACTGGGTTCCAGCCTACGCTGGGATGATACGTAGTCAGGCAATCGTAGTGGTAGAGACTTTACAACAATCAATCGAAACAGCAAAAAAACTGGCACAACCAGGTGATGCCGTGTTGTTATCTCCAGCATGTGCAAGTTTGGATATGTTTAAAAACTATGAAGATAGAGGCCGCCAGTTTAAAAACATTGTCATTAAGGAACTAACTGAAGCATGAGTACTACCATTAAACGAACGTCTACCATTGACAAGACACTATTAGGTGGTGTTGTTGGTATTGTTATCCTTGGGCTTATCATGGTGGCATCAGCTTCAATTGATATTTCTGAAAAGCAATTTGGCAGTCCGTTTCATTTTTTAGTGCGACAGATGATTTTTTTATTTGTAGCTCTAGTGATTGCACGTTTTATTTTACGTACTCCTATGGAAAAGATAGCGGCTATTAGTCCTAATATATTTATTGTGTGTTTACTTTTCTTGATTATAGTGCTTATTCCTCATGTTGGCAGAAGTATTAATGGCAGCTCACGTTGGATAGGCATTGGTTCGATTGGATTACAAGTATCAGAATTTGCAAAATTGGCGACTATTTTATACCTCTCAGGTTATTTGGTGCGACAAAATGCACAAATACAGCAACATATTTCTGGCTTCATTAGACCGCTGTGCGTGCTGGGAATAGTGGCCTTGCTTTTGCTTAAAGAACCAGATTTTGGAGCTGCAGTCGTTATTATTTCTACGGCGATGGCAATGATGTTATTGGCAGGAATGCGGATTAGGTATTTTATTTTATTATTATTACTCGTTGCGTGTGTTTTTTCATTGCTGGCGTATGTATCACCTTATCGATTGCTTCGCGTTACTTCCTTTATGCATCCTTGGGAAAACCAGTATGGTAGCGGCTACCAATTAACTCAAGCTTTGATTGCTTTTGGAAATGGCGGCTTTTGGGGGGTTGGTCTAGGAGGTAGCATTCAGAAATTGTTTTATCTTCCTGAGGCTCAAACGGATTTTTTATTTGCAGTATTAGCCGAAGAGCTAGGCTTAATTGGCATTACTTGTGTATTTATTCTTTATACAATTTTAGTGATTAGATCCTTAGTGATTGCGAAAAAAGCACATTTTTGTGGTGATTATTATTCTAGTTTTGTTGCTTTTGGTATAGGCGTTTGGCTGGGGCTGCAATTTCTTATCAATGTAGGAGTGAATGCTGGGGTACTTCCCACAAAAGGATTAACGTTGCCATTAATGAGTTATGGCGGCAGTAGTTTATTAATTGATATTTGTGCCATTGCAATTCTATTTAGAGTAGATTATGAGACGCGTTTGAAGTCTTTTGGAGTTTTAAAGTGAGTGATGTCAACATTAAACACGCTGTTGTTGTAGCGGGTGGGACTGGAGGGCATGTCTATCCTGCCATTGCATTCGCTTCTGCTTGGAGAGATCAGGGCCACCAAGTGTCTTGGATAGGTACTAAAGAAGGATTAGAGGCATCGATTGTGCCTAAATATGACATTCCATTACATTTTATTCAGGCCAAAGGTTTGCGACGTTCTGGAAAATTACAGCAGTTATTGGCTTTGTGGGGAGCGGTTCTAGCATTTTTTCAGGCATTGTTAATATTGAAAAAACTTAAGCCGGATGTGGTGCTAGGCATGGGCGGTTATGTCAGTGGCCCTAGCGCATTAGCAGCGCGATGCTTAAGTATTCCGGTGGTTATTCATGAGCAAAATGCTATTGCAGGCAAAACCAATCAAATTGTTGCACGTTTTGCAAAAAAAGTACTGACGGCTTTTCCAAAGGTATTATCAAATTTTAGTGCGGTCACTTGCGGTAATCCAGTGCGTGCTGATTTGCTTGCATTGCGACCGAAGATGCATGCAAATAAACCAATGAATATTTTAATTTTAGGTGGAAGTCGTGGCGCGCTGAGTTTAAATAAAATTCTGCCCGGAATACTGGGACAAATTTCTAATATTTCAATCTTGCATCAAACAGGTGAAAAGCATTTTGAAGAAACACAGAAAATTTATGCAGCCTCTTGTAGAGGCGAGTGGCGCTCGCCAGTTAAAATCTCTCCCTATATCGATAATATGGTCGAAGCGTATGAATGGGCGGATATTGTCATTTGTCGCTCAGGAGCAATGACCGTATTTGAAATTATGGCAGTAGGGCGTCCCGCTATTTTCATCCCTTATCCCTACGCCGTAGATGATCATCAGACGGCTAATGCAAAATATTTAGTTGAAAAAAGTGCGGCATTGTTAATTCAAGAGCGTGAGTTAAGCCTGGAAACATTAAAAGCTTATGTGGATGCCTTGCAAGAAGAAATTAATTATCAACGTTTTGCTAATCATGCTTATGCACATCGAGGAGTAAATGCT
This window encodes:
- the ftsW gene encoding putative lipid II flippase FtsW codes for the protein MSTTIKRTSTIDKTLLGGVVGIVILGLIMVASASIDISEKQFGSPFHFLVRQMIFLFVALVIARFILRTPMEKIAAISPNIFIVCLLFLIIVLIPHVGRSINGSSRWIGIGSIGLQVSEFAKLATILYLSGYLVRQNAQIQQHISGFIRPLCVLGIVALLLLKEPDFGAAVVIISTAMAMMLLAGMRIRYFILLLLLVACVFSLLAYVSPYRLLRVTSFMHPWENQYGSGYQLTQALIAFGNGGFWGVGLGGSIQKLFYLPEAQTDFLFAVLAEELGLIGITCVFILYTILVIRSLVIAKKAHFCGDYYSSFVAFGIGVWLGLQFLINVGVNAGVLPTKGLTLPLMSYGGSSLLIDICAIAILFRVDYETRLKSFGVLK
- a CDS encoding phospho-N-acetylmuramoyl-pentapeptide-transferase, producing the protein MLYQLLVKYIPYLHGLSVIHFLTLRAILAALTALLFSLGFGPYVIRKLRSLQMGQVVRDCGPQSHLSKAGTPTMGGVLILLSIIVSTLLWANCSSRYILYLLFVTVGFGLVGWVDDYLKICRKNTKGLSAKKKIFWQSLITLIAVTSLYFTAHIPAETELVIPFFKGIIIQLGPLYILLSYLVIVGASNAVNLTDGLDGLAILPTVLVAAAIGVFAYVTGNSQFAHYLIIPYIPGVGECVIFCGAIVGAGLGFLWFNAYPAQVFMGDVGALGLGAALGLLAVILRQELVLFIMGGIFVLEAVSVILQVGSFKLRKKRIFKMAPIHHHFELKGWPEPKVIVRFWIITFILVLVGLATLKLR
- the murD gene encoding UDP-N-acetylmuramoyl-L-alanine--D-glutamate ligase → MDYYLYPGAGGASDVEIAMNLIVGFGKTGVSLAEYFLKKNIPFEILEEKVVCENLELFKNIKVFHQMTESQLQSYEVIYLSPGVNPHTPFYSTVKTKLSNDLNLFTLNCKKPYIAVTGSNGKSTLVHLLEAALRGAGKRAIAIGNNGVAMLDHVDDDVDYFILELSSYQLELAKPFMCKVAYVSNISQDHLDRHGTIENYAAIKESLYQNCRYAVVNIDDEYCKKMHVTAEKIAKIGLSGANMLPPLKMIGQHNVHNALAAIEMLSFLNINMKLAIDAIAAFPGLEHRCEFVLSKNDVTWWNDSKGTNVASAITAINSLNEIIKGKLIIILGGQGKGQDFSDLITRLKNKTRAVILLGECKRELEKLFIKDWVPAYAGMIRSQAIVVVETLQQSIETAKKLAQPGDAVLLSPACASLDMFKNYEDRGRQFKNIVIKELTEA
- the murG gene encoding undecaprenyldiphospho-muramoylpentapeptide beta-N-acetylglucosaminyltransferase — protein: MSDVNIKHAVVVAGGTGGHVYPAIAFASAWRDQGHQVSWIGTKEGLEASIVPKYDIPLHFIQAKGLRRSGKLQQLLALWGAVLAFFQALLILKKLKPDVVLGMGGYVSGPSALAARCLSIPVVIHEQNAIAGKTNQIVARFAKKVLTAFPKVLSNFSAVTCGNPVRADLLALRPKMHANKPMNILILGGSRGALSLNKILPGILGQISNISILHQTGEKHFEETQKIYAASCRGEWRSPVKISPYIDNMVEAYEWADIVICRSGAMTVFEIMAVGRPAIFIPYPYAVDDHQTANAKYLVEKSAALLIQERELSLETLKAYVDALQEEINYQRFANHAYAHRGVNADAEIVRACLEVAL